From one Acidibrevibacterium fodinaquatile genomic stretch:
- a CDS encoding DMT family transporter — translation MTGASAAQGGAAQGGAAQGGAAQGGAGRRGFDPFLLAPVIFLVLWSSGFICIKIGLAYADPLTFLALRYALVLACLAPAIALWRPRRPRGREWRDLVVVGLLIQFGYFAGCYLSEEFGLSASGLALITSLQPILVALLAPVIVGGAVGGRHWLGLALGLVGTVVVIVSRAGVGQVTAAGLLWAGLALAGMTAGTLYEKRTGPAHHPLSAITVQYAVGFVVTLGFAAALEPMRVRWTAPLLGALSYLVLANSLVAVSLLLAMIRRGAVARVSALFFLVPPAAAVIAWLLTGEGIPPFAWLGMALAAAGVALVARPARRPAPACRGTAGESS, via the coding sequence GTGACGGGAGCGAGTGCGGCGCAGGGCGGGGCAGCACAGGGCGGGGCAGCACAGGGCGGGGCAGCACAGGGCGGCGCGGGGCGGCGCGGGTTCGATCCCTTTCTGCTGGCGCCGGTCATATTCCTGGTGCTGTGGTCGTCCGGCTTCATCTGCATCAAGATCGGGCTCGCTTACGCCGACCCGCTGACCTTTCTCGCCCTCCGCTACGCTTTGGTGCTGGCGTGTCTCGCCCCGGCGATCGCGCTCTGGCGGCCGCGCCGGCCGCGCGGGCGCGAGTGGCGGGATCTCGTCGTCGTCGGGCTGCTCATTCAGTTCGGCTATTTCGCCGGCTGCTATCTCTCCGAGGAATTCGGGCTGTCTGCCAGCGGGCTCGCGCTGATCACCTCGTTGCAGCCGATTCTGGTTGCCCTCCTCGCGCCCGTCATCGTTGGCGGCGCGGTTGGCGGCCGGCATTGGCTCGGGCTCGCGCTCGGGCTGGTCGGGACGGTGGTGGTGATCGTCTCGCGCGCCGGGGTTGGCCAGGTGACGGCGGCGGGGCTGCTCTGGGCCGGGCTCGCGCTCGCCGGAATGACGGCGGGGACGCTCTATGAAAAACGCACCGGCCCGGCGCATCACCCGCTGAGCGCGATCACTGTGCAATATGCCGTCGGCTTCGTGGTGACGCTGGGCTTCGCCGCCGCCCTCGAGCCGATGCGGGTGCGTTGGACGGCGCCGCTCCTGGGCGCGCTCTCCTATCTCGTCCTCGCCAATTCGCTGGTCGCGGTGAGCCTGTTGCTGGCGATGATCCGGCGGGGGGCGGTCGCGCGGGTTTCGGCGCTCTTCTTTCTCGTCCCGCCAGCCGCGGCGGTGATCGCCTGGCTCTTGACCGGGGAGGGCATCCCGCCGTTCGCCTGGCTCGGGATGGCGCTGGCGGCAGCCGGGGTCGCGCTCGTCGCCCGGCCGGCCAGGCGGCCGGCGCCCGCTTGTCGCGGGACTGCCGGCGAAAGCTCTTGA
- a CDS encoding sulfotransferase family protein yields MTISPPSAQASESFAKGNHLAARGDYVAALACYETARTLCPLAAGIHYNIGLALARLGRESEAAQSYRRALALDPTSHAAFKGLGDVLRALGHFDEADTAYRDAITLAPSQGHYYRALAQCGRLTCEDPLFSAMTSLLEAGGAMPDSDRIALHFGLAEVLRRAGRHAAAFDHLLRGNALERTRLVYNEAAMLRVFEGVRATFTREMIATASGERSRSALPIFIVGMPRSGTTLVEQILASHPAVFGAGEIAALPEAVATLAERASGGSAGFTEADLVALGERYLARLEAAAAPGRYARVADKYPFNFLNLGLIHMALPQARVIHCRRDPVDTCLSCFAKLFHDVPFSYDLGELGRYYHAYDGLMAHWAEVLPPGIVLDLHLEDLIDDFPGQVQRLLAHCGLPWDDACLSFHRTARVVRSESAVQVRQTLRRDLHPPWRPETAILQPLLDGLRGPRCDQPERLACG; encoded by the coding sequence ATGACGATATCGCCCCCTTCCGCCCAGGCTTCCGAGAGCTTCGCCAAGGGCAATCACCTCGCTGCCCGCGGCGATTACGTGGCAGCGCTCGCCTGCTACGAGACGGCGCGCACCCTTTGCCCGCTGGCCGCGGGGATTCATTACAATATCGGCCTCGCGCTTGCGCGCTTGGGCCGGGAAAGCGAGGCAGCCCAGTCTTATCGCCGCGCGCTCGCGCTCGATCCCACGTCGCACGCGGCGTTCAAGGGTCTTGGCGATGTCTTGCGTGCCCTCGGCCATTTCGACGAGGCGGACACCGCCTATCGCGACGCCATCACATTGGCCCCGAGCCAAGGCCATTATTATCGCGCGCTCGCGCAATGCGGCAGGCTGACCTGCGAAGACCCGCTGTTTTCGGCCATGACGTCCTTGCTCGAGGCGGGCGGGGCGATGCCGGACTCAGATAGGATCGCGCTTCATTTCGGACTGGCGGAGGTGCTGCGGCGGGCCGGGCGTCATGCGGCCGCTTTCGACCATCTCCTTCGTGGAAACGCCCTCGAGAGAACACGCCTCGTCTATAACGAAGCGGCGATGCTGCGCGTGTTCGAGGGTGTCCGGGCGACGTTCACGCGCGAGATGATCGCGACGGCGAGCGGCGAGCGCAGCCGGTCGGCGCTGCCGATTTTCATCGTCGGCATGCCGCGCTCGGGGACGACATTGGTAGAGCAAATCCTCGCGAGCCACCCCGCCGTTTTCGGCGCCGGTGAGATTGCGGCGCTGCCCGAGGCTGTGGCGACCTTGGCGGAACGCGCAAGCGGCGGATCAGCGGGGTTTACCGAGGCCGACCTGGTTGCTCTCGGGGAGCGCTACCTCGCCCGGTTGGAGGCCGCCGCGGCGCCCGGGCGCTATGCCCGCGTGGCCGACAAATATCCCTTCAATTTCCTCAATCTCGGCCTCATCCACATGGCCCTGCCGCAGGCGCGGGTCATTCATTGCCGGCGAGACCCTGTCGATACCTGCCTCTCCTGTTTCGCCAAATTGTTCCATGATGTCCCATTCAGCTACGATCTCGGCGAACTCGGCCGTTATTATCACGCCTATGATGGATTGATGGCCCATTGGGCGGAGGTCCTCCCGCCCGGGATCGTGCTCGATCTGCACCTTGAAGACCTGATCGACGATTTCCCCGGACAGGTGCAAAGGCTGCTGGCCCATTGCGGTTTGCCCTGGGATGATGCGTGCTTGTCCTTTCATCGGACGGCGCGGGTTGTTCGCAGCGAAAGCGCCGTGCAGGTTCGCCAAACGCTGCGCCGCGATCTCCACCCGCCGTGGCGGCCGGAGACGGCCATTTTACAGCCGCTTCTCGATGGGCTTCGCGGCCCGCGCTGCGATCAGCCGGAACGCCTCGCGTGCGGGTAA
- the ygfZ gene encoding CAF17-like 4Fe-4S cluster assembly/insertion protein YgfZ gives MTELAELSDRGVITLAGADRVAFLQGLVSNDVALAAPGRAVFAAFLTPHGRWLADFLIFSDGERLFLDGARAQIADLLRRLGRYRLRMDVTLTEADAMRVYAAWHGAPDGLPAAALKAADPRHPEAGTRILSPLALATNASQKDWDAHRLRLGLPDGPRDLEAGETLLLEARYDEFQAISWTKGCYMGQELTARTRYRGLVKRRLVPVMVEGEGDCPPPGTPILSKGEAVGMLRSGREGLALAMLPNPLPPGPFTAAGRRLVARATPG, from the coding sequence ATGACAGAGCTTGCCGAGCTTTCCGACCGCGGCGTGATCACCCTCGCCGGCGCCGATCGCGTTGCCTTTCTCCAGGGTCTGGTCTCGAACGATGTCGCGCTGGCCGCGCCGGGACGCGCTGTTTTCGCCGCTTTCCTCACCCCGCATGGCCGCTGGCTCGCCGATTTCCTGATTTTTTCCGACGGCGAGCGGCTGTTTCTCGATGGCGCGCGGGCGCAGATCGCCGATCTTCTCCGTCGCCTCGGGCGCTATCGGCTGCGCATGGACGTGACGCTCACCGAGGCGGACGCGATGCGCGTTTATGCCGCCTGGCATGGCGCGCCGGACGGGTTGCCGGCGGCGGCCCTCAAAGCCGCCGATCCGCGCCACCCCGAGGCCGGCACGCGGATCCTGAGCCCGCTCGCGCTCGCCACCAACGCGAGCCAAAAGGATTGGGACGCGCATCGCCTTCGCCTCGGCCTGCCCGATGGTCCGCGCGACCTCGAGGCCGGCGAGACCCTGCTCCTCGAAGCGCGTTACGACGAATTCCAAGCGATTTCCTGGACCAAAGGGTGCTATATGGGCCAGGAGCTGACCGCCCGCACCCGCTATCGCGGCCTGGTCAAGCGCCGCCTCGTCCCGGTCATGGTCGAGGGCGAGGGCGATTGCCCGCCCCCCGGCACGCCGATCCTGAGCAAGGGCGAGGCGGTCGGCATGCTGCGCTCGGGGCGGGAGGGTCTGGCGCTCGCGATGCTTCCGAATCCGCTTCCGCCCGGCCCCTTCACCGCCGCCGGGCGCCGCCTCGTCGCCCGCGCAACCCCTGGGTGA
- a CDS encoding pyrroloquinoline quinone-dependent dehydrogenase, whose amino-acid sequence MRTAPLPKAPSAIAWRALGRTLALALALISGAAAAQSPTTPPPRPVSADLLRHPDPADWLMWRRTYDGAGFSPLKEITPENVKTLGVAWTWSLTSGPTETTPLVHDGVLYVWNYGDKVQALNAATGDLLWEYRRDLPDTLVEARGNDLTKRNMALYEGEIIIATSDVHLVALDARTGKVIWDHAVADWRQGWRYTSGPMVANGVVLQGMTGCGNGEPGGCFITGHDAKTGAEKWRVWSVAHPGDPNSESWNGVPLERRYGLSVWAAASFDPDRGLAYFGIAEPYPWIAEMRGTLPAKSAPGVTNTALYSDSTLAIDVATGKIKWYYQHLPNDTWDMDDAFEQILVDLPIDGVMRNMVVTTGKLGMIEAVDRGSGSWLWAKETVPQNIVDAIDPKTGAKTINAASIPHIGQTTMNCPSDPGARGWPATAYDPERKTLFLPLNEFCAYTTPLPLKPGETYQGGGGRATFARNLVPGSDGNIGRIDAVKLTDRATSWSFRFPAPATSAVLPTAGGVVFAGAWDRVFRALDSATGKVLWQIRTNNAVNSFPISYAVNGRQYVAIAVGNGSGQGQELSTLVPNIALPDEGAVLWVFALPETH is encoded by the coding sequence ATGCGCACCGCACCGCTCCCCAAAGCCCCCTCCGCGATCGCCTGGCGCGCTTTGGGGCGCACCTTGGCGCTGGCGCTCGCGCTGATATCTGGCGCCGCTGCCGCCCAGTCGCCGACGACCCCGCCGCCGCGCCCGGTGAGCGCCGACCTGCTGCGCCACCCCGATCCCGCCGATTGGCTGATGTGGCGCCGCACCTATGACGGCGCCGGCTTCAGCCCACTCAAGGAGATCACCCCGGAGAACGTCAAGACCCTGGGGGTCGCCTGGACCTGGTCGCTCACCAGCGGGCCGACCGAGACCACGCCGCTCGTCCATGATGGCGTCCTCTATGTCTGGAACTACGGCGACAAGGTGCAGGCGCTCAATGCCGCGACCGGCGATCTGCTCTGGGAATATCGCCGCGATCTTCCCGATACGCTCGTCGAGGCCCGCGGCAACGATCTCACCAAGCGCAACATGGCGCTCTATGAGGGCGAGATCATCATCGCGACCTCGGATGTCCATCTCGTCGCTCTCGATGCCCGCACCGGCAAGGTGATCTGGGATCACGCGGTCGCCGATTGGCGGCAGGGCTGGCGCTATACCAGCGGCCCGATGGTTGCGAACGGCGTCGTGCTGCAGGGCATGACCGGCTGCGGCAACGGCGAGCCCGGCGGCTGCTTCATCACCGGGCACGACGCGAAGACCGGCGCCGAAAAATGGCGGGTCTGGTCGGTCGCTCATCCCGGCGATCCGAACAGTGAGAGCTGGAACGGGGTGCCGCTCGAACGCCGCTATGGCCTCTCGGTCTGGGCCGCCGCCTCCTTCGATCCGGATCGCGGCCTCGCTTATTTCGGCATCGCCGAACCCTACCCTTGGATTGCCGAGATGCGCGGAACGCTGCCCGCGAAATCCGCGCCCGGCGTCACCAACACCGCGCTCTATTCTGATTCGACGCTCGCGATCGACGTCGCCACCGGCAAGATCAAATGGTATTATCAGCATCTCCCCAACGACACCTGGGACATGGACGACGCCTTCGAGCAGATCCTCGTCGATCTCCCGATCGATGGCGTGATGCGCAACATGGTCGTCACCACCGGCAAGCTCGGCATGATCGAGGCGGTCGATCGCGGCTCGGGGAGCTGGCTCTGGGCCAAGGAGACGGTGCCGCAAAACATCGTCGACGCGATCGACCCCAAGACCGGCGCCAAAACCATCAACGCCGCCTCGATCCCGCATATCGGTCAGACGACGATGAATTGCCCCTCCGATCCCGGCGCCCGCGGCTGGCCGGCGACGGCCTACGACCCCGAGCGCAAGACGCTCTTTCTGCCGCTCAATGAATTCTGCGCCTATACCACGCCGCTGCCGCTCAAGCCCGGCGAGACCTATCAGGGCGGCGGCGGGCGGGCGACGTTCGCGCGCAACCTGGTCCCCGGGAGCGACGGCAATATCGGCCGGATCGATGCGGTGAAGCTCACCGACCGGGCGACGAGCTGGTCATTCCGCTTCCCCGCCCCGGCGACCAGCGCGGTTTTGCCGACGGCGGGCGGCGTCGTCTTCGCCGGCGCCTGGGATCGCGTCTTCCGCGCCCTCGACAGCGCCACCGGCAAGGTGTTGTGGCAGATCCGCACCAATAACGCCGTCAACAGCTTCCCGATCAGCTATGCCGTCAATGGCCGGCAATATGTCGCGATCGCGGTCGGCAACGGCTCCGGCCAGGGGCAAGAGCTATCGACGCTGGTGCCGAACATCGCGCTTCCAGACGAAGGCGCGGTGCTCTGGGTTTTCGCCTTGCCGGAGACGCACTGA
- the nusG gene encoding transcription termination/antitermination protein NusG yields MAKRWYVVHVYSGFEKKIAQQIKEQAAQKGLADQFGDILVPAEEVVELRRGQKVNAERKFFPGYVLVHMELTDEAWHLVKDTPKVTGFLGGRQRPSPISDAEAERVMNQTKEGAEHPRPAVLFEVGENVRVAEGPFTSFNGTVEEVDEEKGRVKVSVSIFGRATPVDLEYSQVEKA; encoded by the coding sequence ATGGCCAAGCGCTGGTACGTGGTGCATGTCTATTCCGGTTTCGAGAAGAAAATCGCCCAGCAGATCAAGGAGCAGGCGGCGCAGAAGGGGCTTGCCGATCAGTTCGGCGACATTCTCGTCCCGGCCGAGGAAGTGGTCGAGCTGCGGCGCGGCCAGAAGGTCAATGCCGAGCGCAAATTCTTCCCCGGCTACGTCCTCGTCCACATGGAGCTGACCGACGAGGCTTGGCACCTCGTCAAGGATACGCCGAAGGTCACGGGATTTCTTGGCGGCCGGCAGCGCCCGAGCCCGATCAGCGACGCCGAGGCCGAGCGGGTGATGAACCAGACCAAGGAGGGCGCCGAGCATCCGCGCCCGGCGGTGCTGTTTGAGGTCGGCGAAAATGTCCGTGTCGCCGAAGGGCCATTCACCAGCTTCAACGGCACGGTCGAGGAGGTGGACGAGGAGAAAGGCCGGGTCAAGGTCAGCGTCTCGATCTTCGGCCGCGCAACCCCGGTCGATCTCGAATATAGCCAGGTCGAGAAAGCCTGA
- a CDS encoding c-type cytochrome, giving the protein MRRLATPLLVLCCFGLAAAGALADAPPPIDAKKLFARHCGWCHGAYGLAADKAPRLAGTAMSEDEIRARIENGAPGEMPGFANTLSAEQVDALARYIKSLPAPP; this is encoded by the coding sequence ATGCGACGATTGGCGACCCCGCTTTTGGTGCTTTGCTGTTTCGGGCTCGCCGCCGCCGGGGCGCTCGCGGATGCGCCGCCGCCGATCGACGCGAAAAAACTCTTTGCCCGCCATTGCGGCTGGTGCCACGGCGCTTACGGGCTTGCCGCCGACAAGGCGCCGCGGCTCGCCGGCACGGCGATGAGCGAGGACGAGATCCGGGCGCGGATCGAAAACGGCGCGCCAGGCGAAATGCCGGGTTTCGCGAACACGCTTTCGGCCGAGCAGGTGGACGCTTTGGCGCGCTACATCAAATCCCTGCCAGCGCCGCCCTGA
- a CDS encoding glutathione S-transferase N-terminal domain-containing protein, which produces MSIILHDLAGADPALRFSPYCWRTRFALAHKGLAVETVPWRFHETARLAALGAEKVPVIEDHGRVVTDSWAIAAYLEDTYPDRPSLFGGPGGLAHARFLNAWADAILNAGAVSMVAADIWAALDPRDQPYFRQSREARLGGTLEDLAAGREARLAGWRHSLTPLRLVLRAQPWLGGAAPSYADYIVAGSLQWPRVISQFPLLADDDTLRPWFDRVLALFDGLGARAARVGAGGA; this is translated from the coding sequence ATGAGCATCATCCTCCATGACCTCGCCGGCGCTGACCCCGCGCTTCGCTTCAGCCCTTATTGCTGGCGCACCCGTTTCGCCCTGGCCCATAAGGGGCTCGCGGTCGAGACCGTGCCATGGCGCTTCCACGAGACCGCGCGCCTTGCCGCCTTGGGCGCGGAAAAAGTGCCGGTGATCGAGGATCATGGCCGCGTGGTCACCGATTCCTGGGCGATCGCCGCTTATCTCGAAGACACCTACCCCGACCGGCCGAGCCTGTTCGGCGGCCCGGGTGGGCTCGCCCATGCGCGCTTCTTGAACGCCTGGGCCGACGCCATCCTCAATGCCGGGGCCGTCTCAATGGTTGCCGCCGATATCTGGGCGGCGCTCGATCCGCGCGATCAGCCCTATTTCCGCCAGAGCCGCGAAGCGCGCCTCGGCGGCACGCTGGAAGACCTCGCCGCCGGGCGCGAGGCGCGGCTCGCGGGATGGCGCCACAGCCTGACCCCGCTTCGTCTGGTGCTCCGCGCCCAACCCTGGCTCGGCGGGGCGGCGCCGAGCTATGCCGATTACATCGTCGCCGGCAGCCTGCAATGGCCGCGCGTGATCAGCCAATTTCCGCTGCTCGCCGACGATGACACGCTGCGCCCCTGGTTCGATCGGGTGCTGGCGCTGTTTGACGGGCTCGGCGCCCGGGCGGCGCGCGTCGGCGCTGGCGGCGCCTGA
- the secE gene encoding preprotein translocase subunit SecE — protein MGGVAVNPAKFLREVRIEGGRVTWPTRRETVITTALVVALAALAALFFFVIDQVVGLGVKALFGFGG, from the coding sequence ATGGGCGGCGTGGCGGTCAATCCGGCGAAGTTTCTGCGCGAGGTGCGCATCGAGGGCGGCAGGGTCACCTGGCCCACCCGCCGGGAGACGGTGATCACCACCGCCCTGGTCGTCGCGCTGGCGGCGCTGGCGGCGCTGTTTTTCTTCGTGATCGATCAGGTGGTCGGGCTCGGGGTCAAGGCGTTGTTTGGATTTGGCGGGTGA